AGAGGAGCGCATTTATGCCCCGGCGATCGCCGCCCTGCGCGCCGATGGACTGCGCATATCCGGACCTGTACCGGCGGACACCGTATTCCTGCGTGCCGCGCGCGGTGAGTTCGACGCCGTGATCGCGCCCTATCACGACGTGGGAATGGCGGCGTTCAAGACGGCCGCGTTCGGCAGCGGCGTGAACGTCACGCTCGGGCTGCCATTCCCCCGTACATCACCCGACCACGGCACCGCGCTGGACCTGGCCGGTCGCGGCACTGCCGATCCCTCGTCCATGCTCGAGGCCCTGCACCTGGCGACACACCTCGCCGACGTGCGCGCCGCGCAGCCGCAGTTGCACACATGATCCGACTGGACAACGTCACGAAGGACTATCCGCGCAACGCCGGCGCATTGAACGGTGTGACGTTCGAGCTGCGCAAGGGGGAGTTCTGCTTCCTGACGGGCCACAGCGGCGCGGGCAAGTCCACGATCCTGAAGCTGATTCACATGGTGGAGCGGCCCACGGCGGGTGAGGTCCGCGTGAGCGGCTACTCGTCCACCAGCATCCGCAGCCGCGATATCGCGATGCTGCGTCGCAAGATCGGCTACGTCTTCCAGGACTTCCGCCTGCTGCAGGATCGCACGGCCGCGGAGAACGTCGCGTTCGCCCTCGAGGTTACCGGTGCGCGCCCGACCGTTATCCGCTCGAAGGTGGGGCGGCTGCTCGCTCACGTCGGCCTCGCCGCGAAAGCCGAGAAGCTCCCCATGGAGCTGTCCGGCGGCGAGCAGCAGCGGGTCGTGATCGCCCGCGCACTCGCGCATGATCCACTCGTGCTGCTGGCCGACGAGCCGACGGGCAACCTGGATGAGCGCGCGACCGACGGCATCTTCGACATGTTCCGCTCGATCAACGCCGCCGGCACCGCCATCCTGTTCGCGACACACAATCTCGATCTGGTGCGCCGCAACCCGTCGATCAGGCTCGTCGAGCTGGCGCACGGAGAGATCATTCATGATTCGGCGCGGGAGCACGGAGCAGATGTACGCACTTCGTGAGGCCGCGACGGCGTTTCGCCGCGCCCCGGTCCTGACCGGTCTTTCAGCGGCCATGATCGCGCTGTCGCTTTTCGTCATCGGCCTGTTTGGTCTCGCGGCACACAATGTCCGACAGGCTATCCAGGATGTCGAGTCGCGTGTCGAAGTGGTCGCATACCTGCGGGATGACGCTGCGCCCGCATCCATTCAGGCGGCACAACAGGACATCGAACGGTTCCGTGAGGTGAGCGCGGTGCGGTTCATCTCGCGCGAGGAAGCGCTCGCCGTCGCGCGGCGCGAGCTGGACGAGCTGAGCAATATTTTCGGCTCGCTGGAGAGCAATCCGCTGCCCGCGTCGCTCGAGGTTTCGCTGATTCAGGGCGAGGCGGACGAGTCGGTCATCCGGTCGGTCGCAAGCCGTATACGCGACATGCCGATCGTGGAGGAAGTGCAGTTCGGTGAGGACTGGGTAGACAAGGTTTACGTGCTGCGCCGAGTGGCCGGCCTCGCCATGCTCACGCTCGGACTCGGCTTCGCGGCCGTTGCTGCACTCATCATCGGCGCGGCCATCCGCATGGCCGTGTTCGCACGTCGTGACGAGATCATCATCATGCGCCTCGTCGGTGCGACCGATGCGTTCATTCGCCGGCCGTTCGTCATCGAAGGCATGATCACGGGACTCATCGGCGCCGTGCTGGCCGTGCTGGCTACCTGGGGTGTGTTCCGCCTGCTGTCGAACTCCGTCGTACAGCTGACATGGATCCCCGGCGCGTGGCTGGTTCTGGGTGTGGCCGCCGGTACCGTGGTCGGCCTGTTCGCCAGCATGATCGCCGTGCGCCGGCACCTCGGCGAGATCGTATGAGCATATCGGGTGTCGTGCGTCGGGCATCCGTGCTCCTGGCCGCGGGTGTGCTGTCGCTCGCACTTCCGTCCGGCAGTGCCGCCCAGCAGAACGACATCCAGCGCGACCTGCGCGAGAGCCAGCTCAAGCTGGATTCCATACAGGCAGAGCGGCAGCGACTGCAGCGCGAGATGGAAACGCTGCAGAACCGTGTACGTGACGCTTCGCGGGAGCTGGTGAACATCGAGCGCCAGCAGGAAGCATCGCGAAGTGCCCTCATGGAGCTCGATTTTCAGGCTGAGCTGTTGACGGAGAGCGTGGAGCGGGCCACGCGCGAACACAATGCGACGCGCAGCCGGCTCGCGCAGCGTACGAATGACCTGCACGCGCGTCTCCGCTCGATCTACAAACGCGGGCGTATGCATTCGGTTCAGGTAATTCTCGCGGCGCAGAGCTTCAGTGATCTGTTGAATCGCTACAAGTACCTGAACCTGATGGCCATCTACGACCGGATGGTCGTGCAGGAGTTCACGCGTCTCGAGCAGCAGCTGGCGAGCCAGGAGCTGGAGATGCGCGAATCGCTCCAGCGACTGGAGGCGCTGCGCCAGGAAAAGTCGGCGGAGGTCGCGCAGCTGGAACGCGCGGAGCGCCAGCGTCAGGCGACTCTGCAGCAGTTCCGGCAGCAGGAGACGAGGACGGCATCGCGCCTCGACGAGCTCGAACGGGAGCAGCAGCGGCTGGCCGGCGCGATCGCGGATCTCGAACGGCGGCGCCGGGAAGCGGAGGCCAGCAGCGTCACACCGAACCTGCCTGGCTCCATCTCGACGCGTGATCTCGGCACGCTGAGCTGGCCGGTAAACGGGAACGTGCTGTATCGCTTTGGCCCCGACCGGAGGCCGAACGGCGTCGTGCTCAAGCATCAGGGGATCGGGATCGCGGCGCCCGCCGGCACCGCCGTGGCGGCCGTGGAGAGCGGCGTGGTCGAGTTTGCCGGTCCGTTCCCCGGTTATGGACCGACCGTCATCATCAGCCATGGCGGCGGCTACCGCACGCTGTACCTCTACCTCCAGACTATCGAGGTCGAGGTCAATCAGGTGATCCGGGCCGGTCAGGGCATCGGAACGGTCGGCGGCGAGCGCACGGCGGAAGGTGCGCACATCGAATTTCAGGTACGTGTCCCGATTGATGGGGCCATCGAGCCCGTCGATCCCCTGGCGTGGCTCCGCGCCCGCGCCGGCACCAACATTCCATGACGCTGCTGCCGGTCGAGGGGCACGAGGCCGTGCAGGCGTCGCTCGCCTCCTCGGTGGCGGAAGGGCGTCTGCCCGACTCCCTGCTCTTCCACGGTCCGCCCGGCGTCGGCAAGCAGCGCCTGGCGCTGTGGCTGGGCCAGCTGCTCCTGTGCAGCCGTCCCGCAGCGCAGGCTCCGTGCGGCGAGTGTCAGTCATGCCGGATGGCAGTGCGGCTGGAGCATCCCGACCTGCACTGGTTCTTCCCGCTGCCCCGCCCGAAGGGCGCGGGCGACCGGCTGAGCGATGCCCTGGAAGAGGCGCGTGCGGCGGAGCTGGCTGCGCGTCGATCGGAACCGCTGCGCGCTACCACGGCGGACGGAATGGCGGGTATCTACCTCGCGCACGTTCACGTCATGCTGCGCAGCGCTGGCAGCCGGCCCGCCATGGGCCGCCGCAAGGTGTTCGTGGTCGGCGACGCGGAGGCGCTCGTGCCGCAGGAGGCCAGTCCCGAGGCCGCGAACGCACTCCTGAAACTGCTCGAGGAGCCGCCGGCCGACACCACGATCATCCTGACGGCTGCAGATCCGGCCGTGCTGCTGCCGACCATCCGGTCACGGCTGCTTCCCGTCCGCGTCCGGCCACTGCCTGCAGCGACGGTCGAGCGGTTCCTTCAGAAGTTCGCAGACGCAGCACCGCTGGACGCACAGCGCGCGGCTCGACTCGCGCAGGGCTCAATCGGCCGCGCTGTCGGATTCCTGCCAAACAAGAAGGATGCCGGGCCCCTCGAGGAGATCCGCGCGGCCGCACGCGCGCTCCTCCAAGCATCCCTCGCCGGGACGGCGGCCCCGCGCATGGCTGCCGCGCTCGCAGAGAGTCCGGCTGGCGCCCGCGGTACCTTCAGCGACACGCTCGAGCACCTCACCCTCTGGCTCCGTGACCTGGCCGTCGCCGATGCCGGCGCCGACCAGGTTCTCATCAATGTCGACGCCACCGACTGGCTCCGGTCCATGGCGGCGAAGCACCCCGGCGCTGCCGCGGGCGTGCCCGCCGCCCTTCGCGACGTGGAAGCCACCCTCCAGCTGACGCAGCTCAACATCAACCCTCAGCTCGCGCTGGCGGGTTTGCTTCGGAAACTGCACCGCCGGCTGACACTGCGCGCCTGATGCAGTGGAGGTGCAGGTCCAGCAACAGCTTGGCGGCTTCGGCACGGTGCCCGGAGAGGGGCCCCGCGCGGCCGTCCAGCCCAAGACTCTTCACGACGCAGTCGCTGCATCGCTACATTGGGCTGAATGAGCAGTGACACGGAGCCGCAGCTGACACACCTGGCGGACGACGGCCGGGTGCGGATGGTCGACGTCGGCGCAAAGGCCGAGACGGAGCGGACGGCCGTGGCTGAAGGTGTGCTGCGGATGCAGCCGGCGACGCTCGAGTCACTCGTAGAAGGTCGCACGCCCAAGGGTGATCCGCTCGCTGTCGCACAGATTGCGGGCATCCAGGCGGCCAAGCGGACGGCTGATCTGATTCCGCTCTGTCATCCGCTCGCGCTCACGCAGGTGGACGTGGAGCTGGAGACGGACCCGGATATCCCGGGGGTGCGTGCCCGCGCGACGGTGCGTCTGCGCGGACGCACCGGGGTGGAGATGGAAGCGCTGACTGCTGTCAGCGTCGCACTGCTCACCGCGTACGATATGTTGAAGGCCGTGGATCGCGAGATGGTGATCGAGCGTGTGCACGTCCTCTCGAAGGAGGGCGGACGCAGCGGCTCGTGGCGGGTCGGGGGTGTCGATGACGGGAGGTCGTCGAGTGAGTGAATCGCGACCGGAACGCAGAGTGGGCGACATGCAGCGGCACATCTCGCCGCCGCCCACCGACGTTCCGACCGGGAAGACGCTGGAACATGAGGCACGGCCCCGTACGGGTCGCGTCGCGGCGTGGTGGCGCGAGTCGCGCAGCGTCGTCGTTTCCATTGCCCTCGCCGCAGTGATGTTCCTGCTTGTCGCCGCCGCCGCACGGGGACCGCAGCCCGGCGCTGCGATCGACTTGCTGGAGGCGGAGCTGCGGCGGACGCAGAGCGAGCTCAGTGCCCGCCAGGGTGAACTCGAGCTGGCACGTCTGGAGCTGAGCCGACTCAGCAACATCGTCTCGCAGTCGGCAAGACATCGCATCCCTGCGGACCTCGCTGCCGCCGTGTACGACATCGCGCTGTCCGAAGGAGTGGACCCGGTGCTGGCATTCTCACTGATCCGCGTCGAGAGCGGTTTCACGCGGCGGGCAGTCTCCTCCGCGGGCGCGGTGGGATACACGCAGGTGATGCCGAGCACCGCGTTCTGGCTGCAGCCGGGACTCGGCCGCGAGGATCTATTCGAGCGCGATACGAACCTGCGACTCGGCTTCCGCTACCTGCGCATGATGATCGAGCAGTACGAAGGCGACCTGCATCTCGCACTGCTCGCATACAACCGGGGGCCGGGCCGTGTGGACGAGATCCTGCGCGCAGGCGGTGACCCGTCGAACGGGTACTCCTTCAACGTACGCAGCGGGCTTCCAGGCTCGACGCTGAAGGCGCTGCGTCTGCGCGGCGACTGAAGCGGCGTGAAACAAATAAAGGGGCGGTCCATGCATGGACCGCCCCTTTATTTGTTTCACCGGACCTGGCTTCACTTTGCGGTTACGCACCATCCAGCCATGCGCCTGACCCGTTACGCAGCATGCTGGAGTAGCGGCCGCGCGAATCGGCGGTGGATAATCCCATGGTAAACCGGTCATAACCGCAAAGTGAAGCCGGGTCCGGGAGGTCAGCTGCAGCCGCCGCCTTTGGTCTGTCTGGCTTTCACCGGAATAGCGGGATCCTCGACCTCTTCGACCTCCCGGTCCGTGACGCCGACGATCTCACCGTCCGCGAACTCCACGAGGTAGCCCTCGCGCGAGTCCGAGCTG
This Longimicrobiales bacterium DNA region includes the following protein-coding sequences:
- a CDS encoding peptidoglycan DD-metalloendopeptidase family protein codes for the protein MSISGVVRRASVLLAAGVLSLALPSGSAAQQNDIQRDLRESQLKLDSIQAERQRLQREMETLQNRVRDASRELVNIERQQEASRSALMELDFQAELLTESVERATREHNATRSRLAQRTNDLHARLRSIYKRGRMHSVQVILAAQSFSDLLNRYKYLNLMAIYDRMVVQEFTRLEQQLASQELEMRESLQRLEALRQEKSAEVAQLERAERQRQATLQQFRQQETRTASRLDELEREQQRLAGAIADLERRRREAEASSVTPNLPGSISTRDLGTLSWPVNGNVLYRFGPDRRPNGVVLKHQGIGIAAPAGTAVAAVESGVVEFAGPFPGYGPTVIISHGGGYRTLYLYLQTIEVEVNQVIRAGQGIGTVGGERTAEGAHIEFQVRVPIDGAIEPVDPLAWLRARAGTNIP
- a CDS encoding permease-like cell division protein FtsX, which codes for MIRRGSTEQMYALREAATAFRRAPVLTGLSAAMIALSLFVIGLFGLAAHNVRQAIQDVESRVEVVAYLRDDAAPASIQAAQQDIERFREVSAVRFISREEALAVARRELDELSNIFGSLESNPLPASLEVSLIQGEADESVIRSVASRIRDMPIVEEVQFGEDWVDKVYVLRRVAGLAMLTLGLGFAAVAALIIGAAIRMAVFARRDEIIIMRLVGATDAFIRRPFVIEGMITGLIGAVLAVLATWGVFRLLSNSVVQLTWIPGAWLVLGVAAGTVVGLFASMIAVRRHLGEIV
- a CDS encoding lytic transglycosylase domain-containing protein — protein: MSESRPERRVGDMQRHISPPPTDVPTGKTLEHEARPRTGRVAAWWRESRSVVVSIALAAVMFLLVAAAARGPQPGAAIDLLEAELRRTQSELSARQGELELARLELSRLSNIVSQSARHRIPADLAAAVYDIALSEGVDPVLAFSLIRVESGFTRRAVSSAGAVGYTQVMPSTAFWLQPGLGREDLFERDTNLRLGFRYLRMMIEQYEGDLHLALLAYNRGPGRVDEILRAGGDPSNGYSFNVRSGLPGSTLKALRLRGD
- the moaC gene encoding cyclic pyranopterin monophosphate synthase MoaC, which codes for MSSDTEPQLTHLADDGRVRMVDVGAKAETERTAVAEGVLRMQPATLESLVEGRTPKGDPLAVAQIAGIQAAKRTADLIPLCHPLALTQVDVELETDPDIPGVRARATVRLRGRTGVEMEALTAVSVALLTAYDMLKAVDREMVIERVHVLSKEGGRSGSWRVGGVDDGRSSSE
- the ftsE gene encoding cell division ATP-binding protein FtsE; its protein translation is MIRLDNVTKDYPRNAGALNGVTFELRKGEFCFLTGHSGAGKSTILKLIHMVERPTAGEVRVSGYSSTSIRSRDIAMLRRKIGYVFQDFRLLQDRTAAENVAFALEVTGARPTVIRSKVGRLLAHVGLAAKAEKLPMELSGGEQQRVVIARALAHDPLVLLADEPTGNLDERATDGIFDMFRSINAAGTAILFATHNLDLVRRNPSIRLVELAHGEIIHDSAREHGADVRTS